One segment of Syngnathus scovelli strain Florida chromosome 6, RoL_Ssco_1.2, whole genome shotgun sequence DNA contains the following:
- the LOC125971048 gene encoding snaclec alboaggregin-A subunit beta' isoform X1 → MAFALRSLFLLCEISGLLTGLWSFPAIGVTCPADWTQLDCSCYIYQNEARNFADGEAVCNILGGNLVSIHNDLENAVVQQLIAAANLTWIGLHDSIVDGDYIWTDGTVENFRNFGTGEPNSSNGDCVLMDETAGLWTSANCTDLQTYVCIKNVHRLFN, encoded by the exons ATGGCATTTGCTCTGCGCTCGTTGTTCCTCCTTTGTGAGATCAGTGGACTCCTGACTGGACTC tggtCTTTCCCTGCAATAG GCGTCACCTGCCCTGCAGATTGGACTCAGTTGGACTGTTCATGTTACATTTACCAAAACGAAGCAAGGAACTTTGCAGATGGAGAG GCCGTGTGCAACATTCTTGGTGGAAATCTGGTCTCCATTCATAATGACCTGGAAAACGCAGTTGTTCAACAACTGATTGCTGCAGCCAACCTTACTTGGATTGGACTTCATGATTCAATTGTG GATGGTGACTACATTTGGACTGATGGCACAGTTGAGAATTTCCGCAACTTTGGTACAGGGGAGCCCAATAGCAGTAATGGTGACTGTGTACTGATGGATGAGACTG CTGGACTTTGGACAAGTGCAAACTGTACAGATCTTCAAACATATGTTTGCATCAAGAATGTGCATCGTTTGTTCAACTAA
- the LOC125971047 gene encoding macrophage mannose receptor 1-like, whose translation MAFALRSLFLLCGISGLLTGVWSFPAKGNADVTCPAGWTQLDCSCYIYQDEVRTFADGEAVCNILGGNLVSIHNALENAIVQQLIAAEDTDPDTPNFAWIGLHDSIMDGDYIWTDGTVENFRNFATGEPNNANGVCVRMDETTGLWETADCAVQDEYVCIQEAHRFHSYFKTSYLKHQSSKMKTKLKDSVHTVFCFSSSVATLAANAWCYLSVSSITTAKMAFALHLLFLVCGISGLFSGVESAKLTPKIANSCPRGWTQLDCKCYIYEDEPRSFADAESVCNILGGNLASIHNDLENAFIVEVIRANGEATEGWIGLHDAILTSDYIWTDGSDEDFLNFDTAGSEPNSSTGNCVEIDETDGLWQTASCTDLNVYVCIRDILH comes from the exons ATGGCATTTGCTCTACGCTCGTTGTTCCTCCTTTGTGGTATCAGTGGACTGCTGACTGGGGTC tGGTCTTTCCCTGCAAAAG gtaatgccGACGTCACCTGCCCTGCAGGCTGGACTCAGTTGGACTGTTCCTGTTACATTTACCAAGACGAAGTAAGGACCTTTGCAGATGGAGAG GCCGTGTGCAATATTCTTGGTGGAAATCTGGTCTCCATTCATAATGCCCTGGAAAACGCAATTGTTCAACAATTGATTGCTGCAGAGGATACCGATCCTGACACTCCTAACTTTGCCTGGATTGGACTTCATGATTCAATTATG GATGGTGACTACATTTGGACTGATGGCACAGTTGAGAATTTCCGCAACTTTGCTACAGGGGAGCCCAATAACGCTAATGGGGTCTGTGTACGGATGGATGAGACGA CTGGACTTTGGGAAACGGCTGACTGTGCAGTCCAAGACGAATATGTTTGCATCCAGGAGGCACACCGTTTCCACT CTTATTTTAAAACCTCTTACCTAAAACATCAATCAAGTAAGATGAAAACCAAGTTAAAAGACTCGGTTCacactgttttttgtttttcttcaagtGTAGCGACTCTTGCAGCAAA CGCCTGGTGTTACTTGTCAGTATCAAGCATCACGACTGCAAAG ATGGCATTTGCTCTTCACCTGTTGTTCCTCGTTTGTGGAATCAGTGGACTGTTCAGTGGAGTC GAATCTGCCAAATTGACTCCAAAAATAG CCAATAGCTGCCCTCGAGGCTGGACTCAGTTGGACTGTAAATGTTACATTTACGAAGATGAACCGAGGTCTTTTGCTGATGCAGAG AGCGTCTGCAACATTCTTGGTGGAAATCTGGCCTCCATCCACAATGACTTGGAAAATGCATTTATTGTTGAAGTGATTCGAGCGAATGGTGAGGCGACGGAGGGCTGGATTGGACTCCATGATGCAATTTTG ACTTCTGACTACATATGGACTGATGGCTCAGATGAAGATTTCCTTAACTTTGACACAGCAGGTTCAGAGCCAAACTCATCGACTGGTAACTGTGTGGAAATTGATGAGACCG atGGACTTTGGCAAACTGCGAGCTGCACAGACCTCAATGTGTATGTTTGCATCAGAGATATACTCCACTGA
- the LOC125971048 gene encoding ladderlectin isoform X2: protein MAFALRSLFLLCEISGLLTGLWSFPAIGVTCPADWTQLDCSCYIYQNEARNFADGEAVCNILGGNLVSIHNDLENAVVQQLIAAANLTWIGLHDSIVDGDYIWTDGTVENFRNFGTGEPNSSNGDCVLMDETVYRFL, encoded by the exons ATGGCATTTGCTCTGCGCTCGTTGTTCCTCCTTTGTGAGATCAGTGGACTCCTGACTGGACTC tggtCTTTCCCTGCAATAG GCGTCACCTGCCCTGCAGATTGGACTCAGTTGGACTGTTCATGTTACATTTACCAAAACGAAGCAAGGAACTTTGCAGATGGAGAG GCCGTGTGCAACATTCTTGGTGGAAATCTGGTCTCCATTCATAATGACCTGGAAAACGCAGTTGTTCAACAACTGATTGCTGCAGCCAACCTTACTTGGATTGGACTTCATGATTCAATTGTG GATGGTGACTACATTTGGACTGATGGCACAGTTGAGAATTTCCGCAACTTTGGTACAGGGGAGCCCAATAGCAGTAATGGTGACTGTGTACTGATGGATGAGACTG TCTATAGGTTTCTGTGA